Proteins from a genomic interval of Gadus macrocephalus chromosome 2, ASM3116895v1:
- the LOC132474615 gene encoding voltage-dependent T-type calcium channel subunit alpha-1I-like: MAEIEQASLSLEEGAGRYQLLLHSDHKKLNGARSNSDSQSSEEAGGFHQAGDTQTQTQVGLEPPSLISGEAQKEEEVEEEGRALMELMELEVQADQHQQHHQQHHQRSPGGVSSSRGRSAGGDEERREGSGDPLSRFRLPVDFFHPVAVPIPAPPRSRSLRLTRGLRLTSPATWASLRSPGARNTTLCTQHPSHSDSSLATGSSEGSLQTTLEEGLSFSVSPPRNLDPPFPLAPLPLLFPSLTLHKDDPAAAGPPQGPRPPSGLTLQATRGHQRSQSSGRGSASPGCTREDSMDPSDEDLGIGIGPSLGGCGCGQAGNSEHLSETLSSLSLTSLLSPGSLAPRGGGVKKCSSTGSLEQGGALLSSRGREGHKGVLGLELMDPQGFLANPSMGLGDGRGSGGRRGDGGRGGGHESFSLKSSNQTLVGPRRKNR, encoded by the exons ATGGCGGAGATCGAGCAGGCCTCCCTGAG CCTGGAGGAAGGCGCCGGCCGctaccagctgctgctgcacagCGACCACAAG AAGCTGAAC ggagccAGGAGCAACAGCGACTCCCAGAGCTCAGAGGAGGCGGGGGGCTTCCACCAGGCCGGAgacacccagacccagacccaggtgGGGCTGGAGCCCCCCTCCCTGATCTCAGGAGAGgcccagaaggaggaggaggtggaggaggaggggagggcgcTGATGGAGCTGATGGAGCTGGAGGTCCAGGCagaccagcaccagcagcaccaccagcagcaccaccagagGAGCCCCg ggggCGTGTCGAGCAGCAGGGGGCGGAGTGCCGGGGGGGACGAGGAACGCCGAGAGGGGTCCGGGGACCCGCTGTCCCGCTTCCGCCTACCGGTGGACTTCTTCCACCCAGTGGCGGTCCCAATCCCGGCCCCGCCCCGCAGCCGCAGCCTGCGTCTGACCCGGGGCCTGAGGCTGACCTCGCCTGCCACCTGGGCCTCGCTGAGATCCCCCGGGGCCCGCAACACCACGCTCTGCACGCAG CACCCGTCCCACAGCGACTCGTCCCTGGCAACGGGCAGCTCGGAGGGCAGCCTGCAGACCACCCTGGAGGAGGGCCTGAGCTTCAGCGTGTCCCCGCCCCGGAACCtggacccccccttccccctggcgcctctccccctcctcttcccctcgcTTACGTTGCACAAGGAcgaccccgccgccgccggccccccccaggggccccggCCGCCTTCCGGCCTCACCCTCCAGGCCACCAGGGGCCACCAGAGGAGCCAGAGCAGCGGCCGCGGCAGCGCCAGCCCGGGCTGCACACGGGAGGACTCCATGGACCCCTCGGACGAGGACCTgggcatcggcatcggccccTCCCTGGGGGGCTGCGGCTGCGGCCAGGCGGGGAACAGCGAACACTTGTCAGAGACGCTGAGCAGCCTGTCGCTCACCTCGCTGCTCTCGCCCGGCTCCCTTGCGCCCCGCGGAGGCGGCGTGAAGAAGTGCAGCAGCACAGGGAGCCTTGAACAGGGGGGGGCGCTGCTCTCGTCACGGGGCAGGGAGGGCCACAAGGGGGTCCTGGGTCTGGAGCTCATGGACCCTCAGGGCTTCCTGGCCAACCCCTCGATGGGGCTTGGGGACGGGCGGGGCagcggggggcggcggggggacgGAGGAAGGGGTGGCGGGCACGAGTCCTTCAGCCTGAAGAGCTCCAACCAGACGCTGGTGGGGCCCCGCCGGAAGAACAGATGA